One Salarias fasciatus chromosome 22, fSalaFa1.1, whole genome shotgun sequence DNA segment encodes these proteins:
- the LOC115408997 gene encoding E3 ubiquitin/ISG15 ligase TRIM25-like — protein sequence MAQGGAQLDPLKFSCSICLDPLKDPVTVPCGHSYCSNCINGHWDEEQNKGIYSCPQCGKEFKQRPDMEINIMLAELVEDLKKTGLQAAAADLCSAGPEDVACDVCSGRKLKAVKSCLVCVVSYCEEHLQGHYEAAPLKKHQLVEPSKKLQEKICSLHDEVKKIFCRTDQQCICYLCTMEQHRGHETVPAAAERRQKQKELEGSRLNIQQRIQEREEDVKLLQQQMFAINVSADEAVEHSEESFTQMIRLLQKRSLEVKLCEQKPEII from the coding sequence atggctcagggaggagctcagctggaTCCACTAAAGttctcttgttccatctgtctggatcccctgaaggatccggtgacggttccctgtggacacagctactgcagcaaCTGTATTAATGGACACTGGGATGAAGAGCAAAACAAGGGAATCTACAGCTGTCCTCAGTGCGGGAAGGAGTTCAAGCAGAGACCTGACATGGAGATAAACATCATGTTAGCAGAGTTagtggaggatctgaagaagactggactccaagctgctgcagctgatctctgctctgctggacctgaagatgtggcctgtgatgtttgctctgggaggaagctgaaagccgtcaagtcctgtctggtctgtgtggTCTCTTACTGTGAGGAACACCTCCAAGGTCACTACGAAGCAGCTCCATTGAAGaaacaccagctggtggagccctcCAAGAAGCTCCAGGAGAAGATCTGCTCTCTTCATGATGAGGTGAAGAAGATTTTCTGTCGCACTGATCAGCAGTGTATCTGTTACCTCTGCACCATGGAGCAACACAGAGGCcatgaaacagtcccagctgcagcagaaaggaggcagaagcagaaggagctggaggggagtcgactaaacatccagcagagaatccaggagcgagaggaagacgtgaagctgcttcagcagcagatgtttgccatcaatgtctctgctgatgaagcagtggagcacagcgaggagagcttcacccaGATGATCCGTCTCCTCCAGAAAAGAAGCCTTGAGGTGAAACTCTGTGAACAAAAACCTGAAATTATctga